The following proteins come from a genomic window of Streptomyces sp. Sge12:
- the cseB gene encoding two-component system response regulator CseB: MAETHVLFVEDDDVIREATTLALERDGFVVTAMPDGLSGLESFRADRPDIALLDVMVPGMDGVSLCRRIRDESTVPVIMLSARADSIDVVLGLEAGADDYVTKPFDGSVLVARIRAVLRRFDHSGGPQNGGPNGADNGSDAERGVLSFGDLEVDTEGMEVRRAGAAVALTPTEMRLLLEFSSAPGTVLSRDRLLERVWDYDWGGDTRVVDVHVQRLRTKIGQDRIETVRGFGYKLKA, from the coding sequence ATGGCCGAGACCCATGTCCTGTTCGTGGAGGACGACGACGTCATCCGAGAGGCCACGACCCTGGCGCTGGAGCGCGACGGGTTCGTGGTCACGGCCATGCCCGACGGCCTGTCCGGCCTGGAGTCCTTCCGCGCGGACCGGCCCGACATCGCACTGCTGGACGTGATGGTCCCGGGCATGGACGGCGTGAGCCTGTGCCGCCGCATCCGCGACGAGTCCACCGTCCCGGTGATCATGCTCTCCGCGCGCGCCGACTCCATCGACGTGGTGCTGGGCCTGGAGGCGGGCGCCGACGACTACGTCACCAAGCCCTTCGACGGATCCGTGCTCGTCGCCCGGATCCGCGCCGTGCTGCGCCGCTTCGACCACTCGGGCGGCCCGCAGAACGGCGGCCCGAACGGGGCGGACAACGGCTCGGACGCCGAGCGCGGGGTGCTCTCCTTCGGCGACCTGGAGGTGGACACCGAGGGCATGGAGGTCCGCCGGGCGGGCGCCGCCGTGGCGCTGACGCCGACCGAGATGCGGCTGCTGCTGGAGTTCTCCTCCGCGCCCGGCACCGTCCTGTCGCGCGACCGCCTGCTGGAGCGCGTCTGGGACTACGACTGGGGCGGTGACACCCGCGTCGTGGACGTCCACGTCCAGCGCCTGCGCACCAAGATCGGCCAGGACCGGATCGAAACGGTCCGGGGCTTCGGGTACAAGCTCAAGGCATGA